In Kushneria marisflavi, the following are encoded in one genomic region:
- a CDS encoding acyl-CoA thioesterase, producing MDTPRHQITMTVLMTPNMANFSGKVHGGTLLKYLDEVAYACASRWAGHYVVTLSVDQVMFRQPIHVGELVTFLGSVNYTGRSSMEIGIKVIAEDIRAGVVRHTNSCYFTMVAVGDDGKSVEVPQLEPVTDVERQRFESGLRRRELRREMEQRFHEIRHRESTE from the coding sequence ATGGACACACCACGCCACCAGATCACCATGACCGTGCTGATGACCCCGAACATGGCCAATTTTTCCGGCAAGGTTCACGGCGGCACGCTGCTGAAATATCTCGATGAAGTGGCCTACGCCTGCGCCAGCCGCTGGGCCGGTCACTATGTGGTCACGCTGTCGGTGGATCAGGTCATGTTTCGCCAGCCCATCCATGTCGGCGAGCTGGTGACCTTTCTGGGCTCGGTCAACTACACCGGCCGCTCCTCGATGGAGATCGGCATCAAGGTGATTGCCGAGGACATTCGCGCCGGCGTGGTCCGCCATACCAACAGCTGCTACTTCACCATGGTGGCCGTCGGTGATGATGGTAAATCGGTCGAAGTGCCCCAGCTTGAACCAGTCACCGACGTCGAACGACAGCGCTTTGAGTCGGGCCTGCGGCGACGTGAACTGCGCCGCGAGATGGAGCAGCGCTTTCACGAGATTCGCCATCGCGAAAGCACCGAGTAA
- the serA gene encoding phosphoglycerate dehydrogenase: protein MAKTSLDKSKIKVLLLEGVHQSAVDNFQNAGYSNIERLTTSLSEEDLIERIRDAHFIGIRSRTQLNERVLDAAERLVAIGCFCIGTNQVDLPAALKLGIPVFNAPYSNTRSVAELVLAETIMMLRGIPEKNARAHEGGWLKSASNSFEARGKTLGIVGYGSIGAQLSVLAESVGLNVIYYDTITKLGMGNARQVGSLQELMARADIVTLHVPETRSTTWMIGRDELALMKQGSYLINASRGKVVDIEALAEVLESGKLLGAAVDVFPIEPKGNDEEFVSPLRKFNNVILTPHIGGSTVEAQENIGVEVSEKLITFSDNGTTITSVNFPEVALPSHPDKHRLLHIHRNVPGVLSEINRVLGNEGINISAQFLQTNEEVGYVVIDVDKAYGEQALNALREVNHTLRTRVLYSQADSE from the coding sequence ATGGCTAAAACGTCTCTGGACAAGAGCAAGATCAAGGTTCTGCTGCTCGAGGGCGTCCACCAGTCCGCCGTGGACAACTTTCAAAATGCCGGTTACAGCAACATCGAGCGACTGACGACGTCGTTGAGCGAAGAGGATCTGATCGAAAGGATCCGCGACGCCCATTTCATCGGGATTCGCTCGCGCACGCAATTGAACGAACGTGTGCTGGACGCCGCCGAGCGTCTGGTGGCCATTGGCTGTTTCTGCATCGGCACCAACCAGGTTGATCTGCCGGCGGCGCTCAAGCTCGGTATTCCGGTATTCAATGCGCCCTACTCCAATACCCGTTCGGTCGCCGAGCTGGTACTGGCCGAGACCATCATGATGCTGCGCGGCATTCCCGAGAAAAACGCGCGTGCCCATGAGGGTGGCTGGCTGAAATCGGCCAGCAACTCGTTCGAGGCGCGTGGCAAGACGCTGGGCATCGTCGGCTACGGCAGCATCGGTGCACAACTGTCGGTGCTGGCCGAGTCGGTCGGTCTCAACGTCATCTATTACGACACCATCACCAAGCTGGGCATGGGCAATGCCCGTCAGGTCGGCAGCCTGCAGGAACTGATGGCGCGCGCCGATATCGTCACCCTGCACGTCCCCGAAACACGCTCGACCACCTGGATGATCGGACGTGACGAGCTGGCGCTGATGAAGCAGGGCAGCTATCTGATCAACGCCTCGCGCGGCAAGGTCGTGGACATCGAGGCACTGGCCGAAGTGCTGGAATCCGGCAAGTTGCTGGGTGCCGCCGTCGACGTTTTCCCGATTGAGCCCAAGGGCAATGACGAGGAATTCGTCTCGCCGCTGCGCAAGTTCAACAACGTGATCCTGACGCCGCACATCGGCGGCTCCACAGTCGAGGCGCAGGAAAACATCGGCGTTGAGGTGTCTGAAAAGCTCATCACCTTCTCCGACAACGGCACCACGATCACCTCGGTCAACTTCCCCGAAGTGGCCCTGCCGTCACATCCGGACAAGCACCGTCTGCTGCACATTCACCGCAACGTGCCAGGCGTTCTGTCCGAGATCAACCGCGTGCTGGGCAACGAAGGCATCAACATCTCCGCCCAGTTTCTTCAGACCAATGAAGAAGTTGGCTACGTGGTCATTGATGTCGACAAGGCTTATGGTGAACAGGCGCTCAACGCCCTGCGCGAGGTCAACCATACCCTGCGCACGCGTGTGCTCTATTCGCAGGCCGACAGTGAGTAA
- the ispA gene encoding (2E,6E)-farnesyl diphosphate synthase, whose protein sequence is MTVDTARVDVGVLMATWRDRIETQLSTVLESAAPSQAFRLEEAMRYSVLGGGKRLRAILVYAAGQALAADDAALEAPAVAIELIHAYSLVHDDLPCMDDDDLRRGRPTCHRAFDEATALLAGDALQTLAFEVLADTGQPRAAEMVATLARCAGRAGMAGGQALDLDAVGRQLDVDALMAIHHHKTGALIEAALSLGALAAPSVQPVHLQALSEYARAIGLAFQIQDDILDVTGSTEVLGKTQGADALRDKPTYPALLGLEEAQRRARALLDQALAALAPLGERGETLAALARYMIERDH, encoded by the coding sequence ATGACGGTGGATACGGCGAGGGTGGATGTTGGCGTGCTGATGGCAACGTGGCGCGACAGGATCGAAACGCAGCTGAGCACAGTGCTTGAAAGTGCCGCGCCTTCGCAGGCCTTTCGGCTCGAAGAGGCCATGCGCTACAGCGTGCTGGGCGGCGGAAAGCGATTGCGTGCCATTCTGGTCTATGCCGCCGGTCAGGCACTGGCAGCAGACGACGCGGCACTGGAAGCGCCCGCTGTGGCCATTGAGCTGATCCATGCCTATTCGCTCGTTCATGATGATCTGCCCTGTATGGATGACGACGACCTGCGTCGTGGACGTCCGACCTGCCATCGAGCCTTTGATGAAGCCACGGCGCTGCTGGCGGGAGACGCCCTGCAGACACTGGCCTTTGAAGTGCTGGCCGATACCGGGCAGCCGCGGGCGGCCGAGATGGTGGCAACGCTTGCCCGTTGTGCCGGGCGCGCCGGCATGGCCGGTGGTCAGGCGCTGGATCTTGACGCTGTCGGGCGACAGCTTGATGTGGACGCGCTCATGGCGATCCATCATCACAAGACCGGCGCGCTGATCGAGGCCGCGCTGTCGCTGGGGGCGCTGGCCGCCCCGAGCGTACAGCCCGTGCATCTTCAGGCCCTGAGCGAGTACGCTCGAGCCATCGGTCTGGCCTTTCAGATTCAGGACGACATTCTGGATGTGACCGGGTCGACCGAGGTGCTTGGCAAGACCCAGGGCGCTGATGCGCTGCGTGACAAGCCGACCTACCCGGCACTTCTCGGGCTTGAAGAGGCGCAGCGCCGCGCCCGTGCCCTGCTGGATCAGGCGCTGGCGGCACTGGCTCCGCTGGGCGAGCGCGGAGAGACACTGGCAGCGCTTGCCCGTTACATGATCGAGCGGGATCACTGA
- a CDS encoding MFS transporter — protein sequence MKVTDARLEQPTARYLWLYVLIVWVGLNLRPSIAAVGPLLDRIQGELSVSYTTASLLTTLPFLAMGLACFQGMQLIRRWDRHRIVMGSLSLIGLASLMRLFGDSFMLLALSAIAIGAGIALIQALMPALIKVTLPNTVETATGLYIGAIIGGGALASGLAPWFAALGGWRLGLAGWAILVPIALLLWHRHGGQMLTPVPRERSAEATPLSHIPRAWTLALFFGFGTAGYACVMAWLPPYYLALGWSAGDAGLLLGYVTLLQVVASVGAPFLVRYSLDRRRALYLTVGMSLIGFVGLYVKPDGVAFAVLWGTLLGLGIGALFSLSVLVPMDHHRDPARVGDLAAFVQGHGYLVAAVATLLSGMARDMLSGFDTAWVALAGLFAIMLVMSWRFDPHYYPRHID from the coding sequence ATGAAGGTCACCGACGCAAGACTTGAGCAACCCACCGCACGCTATCTATGGCTGTATGTGCTGATCGTGTGGGTCGGGCTCAATCTGCGTCCCTCGATTGCCGCCGTCGGGCCGCTGCTGGACCGGATTCAGGGCGAGCTGTCGGTGAGCTATACTACGGCGTCACTTCTGACCACACTGCCGTTTCTTGCGATGGGGCTGGCCTGCTTTCAGGGCATGCAGCTGATCCGGCGCTGGGACCGCCATCGTATCGTCATGGGGTCGCTGAGCCTGATCGGCCTGGCGTCGCTGATGCGGCTGTTCGGAGACAGCTTCATGCTGCTGGCCCTGTCCGCGATCGCGATTGGTGCCGGTATTGCCCTGATTCAGGCGCTGATGCCGGCCCTGATCAAGGTCACGCTGCCCAATACGGTAGAAACGGCCACCGGACTCTATATCGGCGCGATCATCGGCGGTGGAGCACTGGCCTCCGGGCTGGCGCCCTGGTTTGCCGCCCTCGGCGGCTGGCGACTGGGGCTTGCCGGCTGGGCCATCCTGGTGCCGATAGCGCTGCTGTTATGGCACCGCCATGGCGGTCAGATGCTCACGCCCGTGCCGCGTGAGCGCTCTGCCGAGGCTACGCCGCTGTCACACATTCCGCGAGCCTGGACGCTGGCGCTCTTTTTCGGCTTCGGTACGGCCGGCTATGCCTGTGTCATGGCGTGGCTGCCACCCTATTATCTGGCACTGGGCTGGAGTGCCGGGGATGCAGGATTACTGCTGGGCTACGTGACCCTGTTGCAGGTGGTGGCCAGTGTCGGTGCGCCGTTTCTGGTGCGTTACAGTCTGGACCGACGCCGGGCGCTGTATTTGACGGTAGGGATGTCGCTGATCGGCTTTGTCGGGCTGTATGTCAAACCTGACGGCGTGGCTTTTGCCGTACTGTGGGGCACGCTTTTGGGGCTGGGGATCGGCGCGCTTTTCTCGCTGTCGGTGCTGGTGCCGATGGATCACCATCGTGATCCGGCCCGCGTGGGGGATCTGGCGGCCTTTGTGCAGGGCCATGGCTATCTGGTCGCGGCCGTGGCCACGCTGCTTTCCGGCATGGCGCGTGACATGCTCTCGGGCTTTGACACCGCCTGGGTGGCGCTGGCCGGGCTCTTTGCCATCATGCTGGTGATGAGCTGGCGTTTTGATCCGCATTATTACCCGCGCCATATCGACTGA
- a CDS encoding phosphatase PAP2 family protein encodes MTTLSFRHTDSRNDTSVLRESLIALAALALLVATTLITFVTPLPLEHQVMLGINQMARESVLFDFIMNVLSYQNLISGVVLVAGFWALWFMPSLMARRAELLTCTVAAFGSAALSRIMQQLTPEHPRPLQDQALNMTPPTGVDAQTLHDFSSFPSDHAAVYIGLAYVIWRLHRKLGLAAFVFAALLCFTRVYLGFHFITDIIGGGALAILTVQVALLPPFQRIGGWLVGFSQTRPHWFYPLAFVACYGIATLVEELRELVGGLLRVMF; translated from the coding sequence ATGACCACTCTCTCCTTTCGACACACTGACAGCCGCAATGACACGTCAGTCCTTCGCGAAAGCCTGATCGCACTGGCCGCGCTGGCGCTGCTGGTGGCGACGACGCTGATCACCTTCGTAACGCCTCTGCCCTTGGAACATCAGGTCATGCTGGGCATCAATCAGATGGCCCGTGAAAGCGTGCTGTTTGATTTCATCATGAATGTCCTCTCCTATCAGAACCTGATTTCCGGCGTGGTGCTGGTCGCAGGCTTCTGGGCGCTATGGTTTATGCCGTCCCTGATGGCTCGTCGCGCGGAGCTCTTGACCTGCACCGTGGCCGCTTTCGGATCAGCAGCACTCAGCCGCATCATGCAGCAACTGACGCCGGAGCACCCACGGCCGCTGCAGGACCAGGCATTGAACATGACGCCGCCGACCGGAGTCGATGCTCAGACCCTGCATGATTTCAGCTCGTTTCCCAGCGATCATGCGGCTGTCTATATCGGCCTTGCTTACGTGATCTGGCGACTGCATCGAAAGCTTGGCCTGGCCGCGTTCGTCTTTGCCGCCCTGCTCTGCTTTACCCGGGTCTATCTCGGCTTTCACTTCATCACCGACATCATCGGTGGTGGAGCGCTGGCCATTTTGACCGTTCAGGTTGCCCTGCTGCCGCCGTTTCAGCGCATCGGCGGCTGGCTGGTCGGCTTTAGTCAGACTCGTCCTCACTGGTTCTATCCGCTCGCCTTCGTTGCCTGCTACGGCATTGCCACGCTGGTAGAAGAGCTACGCGAGCTGGTCGGTGGCCTATTGCGTGTGATGTTTTAA
- a CDS encoding zinc-dependent alcohol dehydrogenase, which produces MKALVYQGSNDVRVENVPEPTLQQDDDIVLRVTSTAICGSDLHLYRGSMPATEPGDIFGHEFMGIVEEAGSAVTSVKKGDRVVVPFVIACGSCFFCQHSLYAACETTNPNEGAALNKKSIPAPAALFGFSHMYGGIPGGQAEYVRVPNANAGPYAIPDGLDDEQVLFMSDILPTGYQAVLNAGVKTGSSLAIFGAGPVGLMSAACARMEGAEQIIMIDNQQYRLDFAKKAYGVETLNFDQVEDVAEAIIQLSEGRRGVDAVIDAVGYEAKGHGGKMPAMNNFEVESSDIALHQCLAAVRRGGSISIPGVYAGAVNGFLIGDFFDKGLTMKGGQTHVHDYLPTLMEAIDQGRLKPEAIISHRMKLDQAAEGYRMFDAKEDDCRKIVLTP; this is translated from the coding sequence ATGAAGGCACTGGTTTATCAGGGCAGCAACGACGTTCGCGTTGAAAATGTTCCCGAACCCACGCTCCAGCAGGACGATGACATTGTTCTGCGCGTGACCTCGACGGCCATCTGCGGCTCCGACCTGCATCTTTATCGCGGCTCGATGCCGGCCACCGAGCCTGGCGATATCTTCGGCCATGAGTTCATGGGCATCGTCGAGGAAGCCGGCTCCGCCGTCACCAGCGTCAAGAAGGGCGACCGCGTGGTCGTGCCGTTCGTGATCGCCTGCGGCAGCTGCTTTTTCTGCCAGCATTCGCTGTATGCGGCGTGTGAGACCACCAACCCCAACGAGGGCGCGGCGCTGAACAAGAAGTCGATTCCGGCGCCGGCGGCGCTGTTTGGCTTTTCACACATGTACGGCGGCATTCCCGGCGGTCAGGCCGAGTACGTGCGCGTCCCAAACGCCAATGCCGGCCCCTATGCCATCCCGGACGGCCTGGACGACGAACAGGTGCTGTTCATGTCGGACATCCTGCCGACCGGTTATCAGGCAGTCCTCAATGCTGGCGTCAAAACGGGCTCGAGCCTGGCCATCTTCGGGGCCGGCCCGGTGGGGCTGATGTCGGCAGCATGCGCGCGCATGGAAGGCGCCGAGCAGATCATCATGATCGACAATCAGCAGTACCGTCTTGATTTCGCGAAGAAGGCCTACGGCGTCGAAACGCTCAACTTCGATCAGGTCGAGGACGTGGCCGAGGCGATCATTCAGCTCAGCGAAGGCCGTCGTGGCGTGGATGCCGTGATCGATGCCGTCGGCTATGAGGCCAAGGGTCACGGCGGCAAAATGCCGGCCATGAACAACTTTGAGGTCGAAAGCAGCGATATCGCCCTGCACCAGTGCCTGGCGGCCGTTCGTCGCGGCGGCAGCATCAGCATCCCGGGCGTCTACGCCGGCGCCGTAAATGGCTTTTTGATCGGGGATTTCTTCGACAAGGGGCTGACCATGAAGGGCGGCCAGACCCACGTTCATGATTATCTGCCGACCCTGATGGAGGCCATCGACCAAGGCAGACTCAAGCCCGAGGCGATCATCAGCCATCGCATGAAGCTCGATCAGGCTGCCGAAGGCTATCGCATGTTTGATGCCAAGGAAGATGACTGCCGCAAGATTGTGCTGACGCCGTAA
- the xseB gene encoding exodeoxyribonuclease VII small subunit has product MTQRPESAHLNDQAAAASSTPAAQTPSDFAGTLAALEGLVRRLESGDSGLEASLEDFERGIALVRDARARLEQAELRVQQLLEQDDGALVSPPLNEQSHDNDA; this is encoded by the coding sequence ATGACACAACGGCCCGAGTCCGCTCATTTAAACGATCAGGCTGCGGCGGCGTCATCGACGCCTGCAGCGCAGACCCCATCCGATTTCGCCGGTACCCTTGCCGCGCTTGAGGGCCTGGTCAGACGCCTTGAATCCGGAGACTCGGGCCTTGAAGCGTCGCTTGAAGATTTCGAGCGTGGTATCGCGCTGGTGCGAGATGCCCGCGCTCGACTCGAGCAGGCCGAACTGCGGGTGCAACAGCTGCTGGAGCAGGATGACGGCGCTCTGGTGTCCCCGCCGCTGAATGAACAATCGCACGACAACGACGCATGA
- the dxs gene encoding 1-deoxy-D-xylulose-5-phosphate synthase, translating to MKLFDDIPTKRPATPLLDLIEAPSDLRSLDEQQLLRLADELRAYLLYSVGCTGGHFGAGLGVIELTIALHQQYNTPHDRLVWDVGHQTYPHKILTGRREAMESMRRYQGLAAFPRREESPYDTFGVGHSSTSISAALGMALAARTRGENRRVCAVIGDGALTAGMAFEALAHAGHVDANMLVVLNDNEMSISENVGGMATYLARILNSGPYVAAREGGKRVLSHLPGALDIARRTEEHVKGMLTPATLFEEMGFNYVGPIDGHDLPLLIRTLRDLKNRKGPQFLHIVTRKGKGFEPAEGDPIGYHAITKLEKEKVEAPPVPAPKKFKFCNVFGEWLCDTAERDARLVGITPAMREGSDMIRFSKEHPERYYDVAIAEQHAVTLAAGMACEDVKPVVAIYSTFLQRGYDQLVHDVAVQGLDVTFAIDRAGLVGEDGATHHGTLDLSYLRCVPGMVVMAPSDERECYRMLTTAYQYEGPAAVRYPRGTGPGTAFEPGLEPLEIGRADLRREGQKGEQGVALLVFGSLLTQALEVAERLDATVYDMRFVKPLDSEAVLAAANEHGLIVTIEENVIAGGAGSGVGELLAASDVRTSLLHLGIPDHFIEHGTPGELLAECGLDAEGIEASIRRRLTH from the coding sequence ATGAAGCTGTTTGACGATATTCCCACTAAAAGACCGGCCACGCCGCTGCTCGATCTCATCGAGGCGCCATCCGATCTGCGCAGTCTCGATGAGCAGCAACTGCTGCGTCTGGCCGACGAGCTCAGGGCCTATCTGCTCTACAGCGTCGGCTGTACAGGGGGGCACTTTGGCGCCGGGCTTGGCGTCATCGAGCTGACCATTGCGCTGCATCAGCAGTACAACACTCCCCATGATCGGCTGGTCTGGGATGTAGGGCATCAGACCTATCCGCACAAGATTCTTACCGGCCGACGTGAAGCGATGGAGTCCATGCGGCGCTACCAGGGGCTGGCCGCCTTCCCGCGTCGCGAGGAGTCGCCCTATGACACCTTTGGCGTCGGGCACTCCAGTACGTCCATCTCGGCGGCACTGGGCATGGCGCTGGCAGCCCGTACGCGCGGCGAGAACCGACGCGTCTGTGCCGTGATCGGTGACGGCGCCCTGACGGCCGGCATGGCGTTCGAGGCGCTGGCGCACGCCGGCCACGTCGATGCCAACATGCTGGTCGTGCTCAATGACAACGAGATGTCGATCTCGGAAAATGTCGGAGGCATGGCCACCTATCTGGCGCGCATTCTCAACAGCGGCCCCTATGTGGCCGCGCGTGAGGGCGGCAAGCGGGTGCTCTCGCATCTGCCCGGCGCGCTGGACATCGCCCGACGGACCGAAGAACACGTCAAGGGCATGCTGACGCCGGCCACGCTCTTTGAAGAGATGGGCTTCAACTATGTTGGTCCCATCGACGGTCATGACCTGCCGCTTCTGATTCGCACCCTGCGCGATCTCAAGAACCGCAAGGGGCCGCAGTTTCTGCATATCGTCACCCGCAAGGGCAAGGGCTTTGAACCGGCCGAGGGTGATCCGATCGGTTATCACGCCATTACCAAGCTCGAAAAGGAGAAGGTCGAGGCGCCGCCGGTGCCCGCCCCGAAGAAATTCAAGTTCTGCAACGTTTTCGGCGAGTGGCTGTGCGACACCGCCGAGCGCGATGCGCGTCTGGTTGGCATCACGCCTGCCATGCGTGAAGGCTCCGACATGATTCGTTTTTCGAAGGAACATCCGGAGCGCTATTACGATGTGGCCATCGCGGAGCAGCATGCGGTGACACTGGCCGCCGGCATGGCCTGTGAAGACGTCAAACCGGTCGTGGCGATCTATTCCACCTTCCTGCAGCGCGGCTACGATCAGCTGGTGCACGACGTGGCCGTGCAGGGCCTCGATGTCACCTTTGCCATCGACCGCGCCGGTCTGGTGGGTGAGGACGGCGCGACCCATCACGGCACGCTGGATCTTTCCTACCTTCGCTGCGTGCCGGGTATGGTGGTCATGGCGCCCAGTGACGAGCGTGAGTGCTATCGCATGCTGACCACGGCCTATCAGTATGAAGGTCCTGCAGCCGTGCGTTACCCGAGAGGCACCGGGCCGGGCACCGCCTTTGAACCGGGCCTTGAGCCGCTCGAGATCGGCCGGGCCGACCTGCGTCGTGAAGGCCAAAAGGGCGAGCAGGGGGTGGCACTGCTGGTCTTTGGCAGCCTGCTGACCCAGGCACTCGAGGTCGCCGAGCGCCTTGATGCCACGGTGTATGACATGCGCTTTGTGAAACCGCTGGACAGCGAAGCCGTACTCGCCGCAGCAAACGAGCATGGCCTGATCGTGACGATCGAGGAGAACGTGATTGCCGGCGGGGCAGGCAGCGGTGTAGGTGAACTGCTGGCCGCCTCGGATGTCCGCACGTCGCTTCTGCACCTGGGCATTCCCGATCATTTCATCGAGCACGGCACACCGGGTGAGCTGCTGGCCGAATGCGGGCTGGATGCCGAGGGCATCGAGGCCTCGATTCGCCGCCGCCTGACTCACTGA
- the ribA gene encoding GTP cyclohydrolase II, which translates to MTIRFIASSRLPMPWATFTMHGFEDDETGKDHVVLTLGDVADGDPVLARVHSECLTGDALFSMRCDCGYQLQVALKRIAEEGRGALLYLRQEGRGIGLMNKIRAYHLQDGGADTVEANEALGFEADMRRYDICIPMLEKLGISRLRLMTNNPRKVLSLQQAGIEISERVPLTTGLNAHNEQYLSTKVGKLGHMMALDEFEAASDVDRERT; encoded by the coding sequence ATGCATGGCTTTGAAGATGACGAGACCGGCAAGGATCATGTTGTCCTCACGCTGGGCGATGTGGCCGATGGTGACCCCGTGCTGGCTCGAGTGCACTCCGAGTGCCTGACCGGTGATGCGCTCTTTTCAATGCGCTGCGACTGCGGCTATCAGCTTCAGGTCGCGCTCAAGCGCATTGCCGAAGAGGGTCGCGGTGCCCTGCTTTATCTGCGCCAGGAAGGTCGCGGCATTGGCCTCATGAACAAGATCCGGGCCTATCACCTTCAGGATGGTGGCGCCGACACGGTCGAGGCCAACGAAGCACTGGGCTTTGAAGCCGACATGCGTCGCTATGACATCTGCATTCCGATGCTCGAAAAGCTCGGCATCTCCCGGCTGCGATTGATGACCAACAATCCGCGCAAGGTGCTTTCCCTGCAACAGGCCGGTATTGAAATCAGTGAGCGCGTGCCGCTGACCACCGGCCTTAACGCCCACAACGAGCAGTATCTGTCGACCAAGGTCGGCAAGCTTGGCCATATGATGGCCCTTGATGAGTTTGAAGCCGCCAGCGACGTCGACCGCGAACGCACCTGA
- the djlA gene encoding co-chaperone DjlA produces MLIVIFIAAMIGYAVGRLPGLLIGGLLGYALVRWLRVKLIGKLAERQTRFLSATFSVMGAMSRADGEVSEHERRSAEAVFDRLNLNGTQREKARADFERGQQTGFDLEAELAGLRQIVGAQRGLLQVFFQVQLVAMAADGKVEQSERDMLMRVARGLGCSQEEIARLEAMLNAAASGGGTQESAQPLEEAYRVLGVSSEATDAEVKRAYRKLMSQNHPDKLAGKGMPDSMRRMAEQRTSEISNAYERIQQARG; encoded by the coding sequence ATGCTGATTGTTATCTTTATTGCCGCCATGATCGGCTACGCCGTGGGCCGGTTGCCCGGGCTTCTGATTGGTGGCCTGCTGGGCTACGCCCTGGTGCGCTGGCTGCGCGTCAAGCTGATCGGGAAACTGGCCGAGCGCCAGACCCGCTTCCTCTCGGCCACCTTCTCGGTCATGGGCGCCATGAGTCGGGCCGATGGCGAGGTGTCCGAGCATGAGCGCCGCAGTGCCGAGGCGGTATTTGATCGGCTCAACCTCAACGGCACCCAGCGTGAGAAGGCGCGCGCCGACTTTGAGCGCGGTCAGCAAACAGGTTTTGATCTTGAGGCCGAGCTTGCCGGATTACGCCAGATCGTTGGCGCGCAGCGCGGGCTTTTGCAGGTCTTTTTCCAGGTTCAGCTTGTGGCGATGGCCGCCGATGGCAAGGTCGAGCAGTCCGAGCGCGACATGCTGATGCGCGTGGCGCGTGGGCTGGGCTGTTCACAGGAGGAGATTGCGCGTCTCGAAGCAATGCTCAACGCTGCGGCCAGCGGTGGTGGTACTCAGGAGAGCGCCCAGCCGCTGGAAGAAGCCTACCGGGTGCTGGGTGTGTCGTCCGAGGCCACCGATGCCGAGGTCAAGCGGGCCTATCGCAAGCTCATGAGCCAGAACCATCCCGACAAGCTGGCCGGCAAGGGGATGCCTGACAGCATGCGGCGCATGGCCGAACAGCGCACCAGCGAAATCAGCAACGCCTATGAGCGTATCCAGCAGGCCCGCGGATAG
- a CDS encoding NAD(P)-dependent oxidoreductase produces MSHDTTVAVLGLGAMGHAFAANLLNNDLSVRVWNRTRSRGEDLAKRGALNADSAVEAVSDARFVITMLPDFETTHDVLLGNGGALEHVPDKGVVIQMGTIGVEQTETLIHEIETARPDVIFIDAPVSGTKAPAEQATISVLASGDQKAAEGIDTVFDAISKRVVWLGEAGRGSRMKLVVNAWLIHMMQGIAESARLARTLGFSTDDLWSVLEGGPLAAPYVKAKLGKIGIEEYSAQMALEWGLKDAQLALEAAGDTDLPGLARISEIWRDAVEAGLGQQDIAAIHDYLSRHQG; encoded by the coding sequence ATGTCACATGACACGACCGTTGCCGTTCTTGGCCTGGGCGCCATGGGCCACGCCTTTGCCGCCAACCTTTTAAACAATGATCTGTCGGTACGGGTCTGGAACCGCACCCGTTCACGGGGCGAGGATCTGGCCAAACGTGGCGCGCTTAATGCCGACAGCGCCGTGGAGGCCGTCAGCGATGCACGATTTGTCATCACCATGCTGCCCGACTTCGAGACGACTCATGACGTCCTGCTCGGTAACGGCGGCGCGCTGGAACATGTGCCCGACAAGGGCGTGGTGATCCAGATGGGCACCATTGGCGTTGAACAGACCGAAACGCTGATTCACGAGATCGAGACGGCACGTCCGGATGTGATCTTCATTGATGCGCCGGTCTCTGGTACCAAGGCCCCGGCCGAACAGGCCACCATCTCGGTACTGGCCAGTGGCGATCAAAAGGCCGCCGAAGGAATCGATACGGTATTCGATGCCATCTCAAAGCGGGTGGTCTGGCTGGGAGAGGCCGGTCGCGGATCGCGAATGAAGCTTGTCGTTAACGCCTGGCTGATCCACATGATGCAGGGCATTGCTGAAAGCGCCCGTCTGGCCCGGACACTGGGGTTCTCGACCGATGATCTCTGGTCGGTGCTCGAGGGTGGCCCGCTGGCAGCCCCCTACGTGAAGGCCAAGCTTGGCAAGATCGGCATTGAAGAGTACAGCGCTCAGATGGCGCTGGAATGGGGACTCAAGGATGCTCAACTTGCGCTTGAAGCCGCCGGCGATACCGACCTGCCGGGGCTGGCTCGCATCAGCGAGATCTGGCGTGATGCAGTGGAGGCAGGCCTGGGCCAACAGGACATTGCCGCCATCCACGACTACCTCAGTCGCCATCAAGGCTGA